The stretch of DNA tttttatatacaaaattatctctaaaatttaaaatcaaattttaaaattatttttttatttaaatattaaaattttgaatcacTTTCATTTTGGTTCCTAAGAGCTAAAtaaggataattttaaaatcaagttaaattttatagacgattttgtatacaaaaaaagttaaaaacaaaaaatttttttacttatatCTTAAAAACCAAAATCGTACTAAATTACAATCGATTATTTTCAGTTTTAAGTATTTTAAGATTGTTAtctagaattttaaaattattttttatttatattcaaagtaaatattaaatttcCAATATTTAGTTAAGCATGGATGAATCTTTTTATTCAATCACACACGTCCTAAATGAAATTTTGGTGCAATTAAGCAAAAAAAAGTTTAGAATTGAATTTACTAGgcatactatatatatacaaggCCCATAGACTTGTGTAAATTACTAATTATGTGATTGTCAATTCTATGGATTCTGATTCCTTTTTCgtattttctaattaatattttgggTAACCAGCCTCATAGCGTATTAAAGGGCAATttactcaaataaataaatttggtgaaagttttatttaaatacaCAAAACAGATTTCACTTATATTTTTGTGCAATTTTCACTTTATGTAAACCGTGGTAAGCTACCATGGTTTCTGATTATAACGTAAACCGTGGCAAGCTACCACAGATTatgctttttttgttttgtgtgtAAACCGTGGCAAGCTCCCACGGTTTACAAAGAGAGAAATATAACCATAAACCGTGGCAAGCTCCCAGGTTTATGAAGGGGGAATTTTAATCCTAAACCATTTATGTTAAAGTGTTTTATTGCATCAATGTGATATCATTTAGACGGCGCATGATAATTGTGACAGAATACATGTATATAATAGAAACTCAAACCGCTTAAACTATCAAATACATAGCAGATAACATATTAGACAATTCTCAAACCTTTTTAACTATCAAATACATGGCAGATAATAAATTACAGAAGTCTGAAATACATAAGGCTAAATAGCATGCGAAGAACATAAACTAATATAGAGACTGGACATGACAATATGACATAACTAATCAGAATCCTCAATGGTGTCGCTGTCATCATCGTCGAACTGACCGAGCAGGTGACCTCCGGTGCCACACAATGGAGGACGCCTCACCCTCCTAGGTCTCTGCTCTGCCGCTGGTCTTGATGGCTGTGCGGGAACGCCGCTGAATGCTGAGGCTGGGGTCCCTCCTAATGGGATACATGTGTCAGTCGGAGATGCTGCAGGCTCGTTGAGGTCAACGGCCAACTGAGGAAGAACATCGTAAGTCTGTGGCTGCGGATCAGCAAGTTGGGGCTGGTCGTCAGGCATCTGTGGCCTATAATGGGTCCCATCATCATCCATGAGCATGTCTGCTATATCCCTATAGAACTCTGACTCAGTAACAGGATCATCGATGTCCATCCCAACAGCCGCGGTGGTATACCCAGCAAACGCATCTGGGGTGACATTCTCAAAGAGCTGAGAGCTACTACCCACATCCATAGCTGAGGCTGAACCAACTACATCCTCACCAACACCATGCTGAGTGCCCTGATCATCAACGGAAGGTACTCTACCTCGAGCCCCCTCTACGGCCGTCCCACCCTGCCTGTCGTCTGCCTCTACGTCGAGGAATACAAAAATCCGCCGCATCTCCATGATCAGCTCTAGGGATGTCCTCCTCTAAATGGTCAGCCAGCTCTCGCCACTCTCGATCCGTGGTACGGGTGCCTATACGCCGAGGCCAATCGGCTCGCCTGTTATCTGGTCTGTCGTAAACGTGCACTCTAGGAGGTGCCTGTGACGACCCTCTGTGACGAGCCTCCTCAGTCAACACAATCGGCCTAGAATCCTAAAATGCAACATCTGGGGATAGAAATCTGTGCGCCACACGGCACCACCACTCCAGGTAGTCTGATGATGGACCGGGATCAAGGACTCGATCGACCCAGATGACTGAATGAAGCCGGTTCTTCCAATGCTGATGCCACTCCTGATAATAGGTGGGGAACCACTTGTCCCCACCCCTGCCATCCTTTGCATGTAGCCAATCTATGTTCAGAGCTGGCTCAGGGAGATGCTGAAGACCGCCAAACTGCGGTAGAACCCGGTCGACCTGATGCCACTCAATCGCAGCAAAATATATCAGGCTAGTGACGGCCGTCCATAGCTTACGGTGCTTGTCGGCTAGTATCTCCGGGTGAATAACAGCACTAACCTCGGCAGAAGAATAAGACTCCCACACAAACTGTATCGAAATAGTATGGGTTTCGTCAGAGCACGACACTTAACATAAACCACTGAAACTAAGAGCAATAACTAAATGACTCACATCGTGGACACGCAATCGATCCAACGAAAGGCGTGCAGACACATAAACCGTGGTAAGCCATATTAGTTTACATGCAGCTCGCattcttcataaaccgtgggagcttgccacggtttacacacaaaacaaaaaaagcatAATCCGTGGTAGCTTGCCACGGTTTACATTTTAATCAGAAACCGTGGTAGCTTACCACGGTTTACATAAAGTGGAAATTGCACAAAAACGTAACTGAAATCTGTTTTGTGTATTTGAGTAAAGCTTTaaccaaatttatttatttgggtaAATTGCCCCGTATTAAATCTATGAACTATGAACCTGGCAACTAGTTATTTTATATACATTTatacattattcaaatttaataatatgctATAGTACAAATAATACCAcataaggaaaaaataaaaacaataatactcacctaactttatattttttcttttttttctatgtaattgctttaaaaaatatgacatgaaaatattatctatttttaaatacTTCTTATTAAgtaaaaattgttatattttcaaaatttttattaattaaatacattttaactctttatttattgtattttatgttaataaaaaaatagtgataATAGAGGggttgaaatttttgaaaaacaaaaactttaagagtttgtttaaaaattatttgaatatgaaaagaattatatttcttttaaaaataaaatcattctttaattttgaataaCTCTTATATgagttaaattttctttttttataattttctctttaataaagagaagaaagaaaattaaataggtTTTAGgcaaaattagaataataaattataatagaaATGTTTTTGACATTTAACATATTAAActtgtttatatattttatcaCAATTCCAAGGATAAGGTTAttttgaagaagaaagtaaTATTAGAATTAGTATTGAACTTATAAATAGAAATATAATGTAATAGTGTGAATATGTATAATGTAATTggaaatttttattctaatttttgaaatttctatTTGATTCTCTTTattatctctcttttttttgtaattttttattacaaaaaaattaatacaatattataaaaaaattttaaatttaaaataataaaaaagacacaacaatatttatatttttaataatttttattttatataaattttaatttcttttaaattttaaagagagaatatataatacgatttttttttttttgccatataAAGTGGTTTCTGTTTCCTCAATAAAACAGTAAGCGGTTTGAAATTCTTTTCCAAAGAACACGGTTTTACAATAAAGGATGTGTGTCATATTCTGTACAATATGTCTTCAGAAAATAGCATACCCTAGCTAGTTTGTTTGTATTTAAGTACTATTTGTctgttataaataatttttcctTCAATCACATTTTACTTTGTCTCTCTATATATAAAGGGAAACTCTCAGGGACCAGCAAATATATCAATATCTAACCATCATTCAGCCAGCATGTGTTTTTACACTAGGGCTCTCTCACGCGCTATCACAAACGGCTTTCTCTCACGCTCCTCTCCAAGGAACTAGCCGCAGAGCACCGCTAGCCGGATACGCTCTTCTACGATCGCAGTTTCGTTGACAAAGCTTGAAGCTTCACCTTTTACTCTTTGATAATATTTTCTTCTCCGTTTATCAGGAATCAGTGTTAGAAGAACAGAATATTGAAGTAAGCAATTTCTCCCTCTtctaatttcatgatttttgtaATGATTTTCATAGTGCATCAATGAACACaatgatgattatgattatgaatttCTGAGCTTGCAAAGTATGctgctttttttttataatagagtTTAAATTGAATGTACAGAATTCAAATTATACCTTATTCgcttttgatttttataatgCAACAATTCACAATTAACGCAAATCAACTGTTTGATGAAATGACTAagacagaaaatataaaaaatgttagtgTTTCTTGTTTGTTGTTTCTGAGTAATGAATAATGGTTTTTAGAAGAATGCCCTGCTACCATAAAACACTCTTGAtccatcttttttcttcttaCTATTATTACTAACATCATCAATTTCTGATATGATGTTGTTATTATTGCTGCTTTCATGATTCTGAATCACATCACCacaatctttatcttttcttttagaTTTGTCAATTTCCATAGGTAGCTTCATTCTTGTTAAGGATTCTGTGAATTGTTTGCATGCTTCTCATATACATATCCACTATTTGTTCTTAATAATTAGCAATAAGAAACGTGCTTTTTGGACTTTCAACTTGACTTTCAATTTTCAGATATTTGGGTCTAGGAGTCAtggttttcttattttgctatTTCCATGTAAAACTTTTAGATATGTGCAAATTCTCCACCCAAAATTCTTGCTTATTTTCTGGCTGTGGCCCTTCATTTAAGGCTCTGCCCTCTATTCAAAGGTGTTCCTCTTCTTTACCCTAAGAATGCACGTAATTAAGCCCAAGTAGAGCACATAGTAGTAAAGCCCTAACCACTAATAGTTAATTCCTTAAATAACATTACCTCACAATATTTAATaagaaaggaaaatagataataaGACAAGATGCATCCTCAATGAAACTGATCTAACCTTAGCTGCTAAGAACCTgaagtagaagtagaagcaTCAAATTTGTAATTGTTCTATAACAGTAAACATgttctatgatttttttgggGTTGGAGGTACATAATTTCCAAGGGTTAGGAAAGTGAGGCTAAGCTAGTTAATAGGTAGTGTTGTGTTTTATGTAGTTGTTTTGTTTTGGTTGGGTTTGTGATGCATTCAAATGCAGTCTGTTGTTGTAGGGTCCTGTTTTGCATTCTTTTTTGTACATTTTGCAACCAGTTTAATGAGATTCTACACACATGACTTACCATAGTTTGCACCTACTTTAATGAGATTTTGATTTACTATCTGATGTATGCTAACTTTTTTACAGGATGTGCCCAAAGTTGGCATGTGTTTTGGAACCATTGAAGATGCAAATCAATTTTATCAGAATTATGCCAAGCGCGTTGGTTTTGTTACTAAGATAAGGTTTACCCGAAGAGTTGGTAAAGATAAGGTTCCTAAGAATCAAATGATCACTTGCAATAGGGAGGGAAAACGCAAGTCTAGAGTTTCACCAATAGAAAAGACCAACCCCAGAACCAACTACAATTGCCCCGcaaggatttctattaggttGAATAAGGAGGGTCTTTGGATTATATCGAAGGTGTGCTTGGATCATTCACATCCTTGTGATCCAGAGATGGCAAAACTGTTGACACGTAATAGAGAGATGACTATGCACATGTGTCGAGTCATTGAGAGGAATGATGAAGCAGGTGTGAGACCAAGCAAAAGATATCAAGTATTGGTGGGTGACGCAGGGGGTTTTTCTAAGATAAACTTAAAGGAAAAAGATGTTAGGAACTATCTCAGCAGAAAGGTACGCAATGTTACGGAAGAAATGGATGCTAGGGAGATGTTGAAGTATTTTACACGGATGAAGGAAATGAACtctgatttttattttgatattgaaCTTGATCAAAACAAGCGTCTCAAAACTATATTTTGGGCAGATGCTCGAAGTAGAGCAGCATATGAGTACTTCGGTGATATAGTTTCATTTGATACTACTTATAAAACCAATCGTTACGATATGCCATTTGGTTCCTTTGTGGGGGTTAATCACCATGGTAAATCAGTGCTTCTTGGGTGTGGTTTGTTGACTAAGAAAAATTCAGGCTCATTTACTTGGTTATTTAATGCTTGGCTTACATGTATGCATGGAAAGGCTCCTAAAGGCATTATAACAGACCAATGCCTCAGAATACGAGCTAGAATTGAGAATGTGATGCCAGAGACACGTCATAGGTTATGCATTTGGCACATTACGAAAAAGATTccagaaaaattcaaaagacacaAGAGATATGAAGAGTTACAaaatgatttaaataatattgtttGGGAGTCTATTTCAGAagatgattttcaaaatcaatggGAAGATTTTCTGATTGAATATGGTTTAGAAGATAACAAGTGGCTATCAGGTACTTCTCTAAAcatgaatttttatattttgcacATAGGAATTAGCATATTAGTATTTGCTAGAATTCTAACATGTGTTTGAATATGCCTCTAGTACAATTttcttattctaattttttttaagcttCAATGCATTATTAACATGTTTATGACAACATTTGCATCCACTTTTGTTAAGTTTgcttacaaatttttttatgtatatttgttTACTATGATACATAGATATCTATGAAGAAAGACATCGATGGGTTTCAATTTTTCTTGACAACTTTTTTTGGGCTGGTATGAGATCCACGCAACAAACTgagagcatgcattcatattttgacaaatttttaaataacaagagcttgttgattcaATTTGTCAAACAATATGACAATTGCCTTGGATGGAAAGAGCAACAAGAAAGGGAGGCTGACGTTGAAGACTATAAATCAATAATACCTTGTGCCACTAATTCCTTAATAGAGAAGCAATTTCAAGGTGCCTATACTAATGCAAAGTTTAAGGAAGTACAAAAGCAATTTAGAAAGAAAGCAAGTTGTATTTTGCACCTTATGAAAGCAGTTTCTACATCTAAAGTCTATTCTATTTTGGAGGATGTATCTACTTCTAAAGAGAGGGTTTATGAAGTTAACTACAATGCAAAAACAAAGGATATTACATGCAAGTGTCAAATGTTTGAATCAAGAGGCATATTATGCAGTTATAGCTTGGTTGTCCTAGGGAATGAACACGTGAGAGAAATTTCAAGAAGATACATTTTGGACCGTTGGAGTAAACTTGTGAAATGGACCGTTGGAGCAAACTTGTGAAGCGAAGACATAGTGATATTAAGAGCAGCCATGATTCAAGTTTGTTGAATCCAAAAACAGAGAGGTTTGATGATTTATGCTCCCATTCGAACAGTGTTGCTCAATTTGCATCCCAAACAAAggaaacaagtgatatcttacaTCGTTATCTTGATATGGCTATGGCGGAGTGTCAAAAGCATGTTGCTAACTCATCATCTAATCCCAATGAGTTAGATATTTTGTTTGAGGTATAAAATTAGTATTGCTGGTTGTTTGCTGGCCCAAAAGTTAGAAAACTGCTGGCCCCCTAGCGGTGCTCAATTCTTGTTACAGAGATTGCTTTTCTATGTATGATTAGTTAATATAATAGCATCAACAACAATGTATTTAGGTGGTCTATCAAAATTGACATCAACGAGGTGGCTTGATTAAGAACCTAAGTCATATGATATAACATAGCTCCTCACACTGTTGAATAATTTTCATGCACAGGAAAATAAATCATTGACCAGAAACCACCAACATCCAGGAGCATACCAAGGACAAAATGGACTggaaaaagtaataataaaggtagaagaagagaagagttattatAGAGTTGCTGCGGTAATTTCTCAAACAGGTGGTGGGCAATCTACTCATGAAAATGGTGTTGCTACGTCCTATCATATTAAACTTCAGCTTCAATTTCCAAAGCTCTACCACAACAAACCTCTAGTAACAACTGAGATAATAACTTAATGatgaatcaaaatcaaaatcaaaatcaaaagaaattttattataGAGTACTTAAAGATTTTTCATGAAAGACAGGAAACATTGAGTAATATTTTTGGGTGTTATTATGAATTTCTGGTTGCATGTTTTGAATGGATACAGAATGATGGACAGCAAGAAGGTAAGagttgaagaaagcaataaatgaacaaaaatcAAAACTCATTTACCTTCACATTAATCTTGAAgaagcatcacacattagtagAAACGAAGAAGAATGGATAGAGAGCTGAGAGATGCTGTTGCATGTTGCAGAGAGTAACGCTGCTGTTATTGGAGACGCTACTTGTGATGAACAGCGAGCTCAAGAATGCTGATTCGTGTTGAGCGTGCTCCAGCGTTGAGAGCAACAAAAATGGCGTGCAAGAGTGTAGAGGAGAGACTAAAATTTTTGGGGAAAAGAAGAGAGCGTGGTAAAGGAGCATGAATACACGCTCTCTTTATGGGTTTGGGCTTTATTTTGTTTGAGGTATAAAATTAGTATTGCTGGTTGTTTGCTGGCCCAAAAGTTAGAAAACTACTGGCCCCTAGCGGCCCTCTTATAACAATGCAATTTTTCTTATGAATGATTATCGTTCATGAACATTTGGATTATATGTTTACTGTGTATTTACTTTTGTGTTCGGATAAATTTAAGTTTGATCTAGTATAATAGATTTATTCCATAATGGTTTAACTTTTGttattcataaataataattttcatgCACCGTAAAATAAATCATTGACCAGAAACCACCAGCATCCAGGAGCATACCAAGGACAAAATGGACTGgcaaaagtaataataaaggtagaagaagagaagagttattatAGAGTTGCTGCGGTAATTTCTCAAACAGGTGGTGGGCAATCTACTCATGAAAATGGTGTTGCTGCGTCTTATCATATTAAACTTCAGCTTCAATTTCCAAAGCTCTACCACAACatgttaggatttggttgaattagttccacattgcttaggatagcaaatggagtgggtggcctaggctcttaatgatgaatcaaaatcaaaatcaaaagaaattttattataGAGTACTTAAAGATTTTTCATGAAAGACAAGAAACATTGAGTAATATTTTTGGGTGTTATTATGAATTTCTGGTTGTATGTTTTGAATGGATACAGAATGATGGACAGCAAGAAGGTAAGagttgaagaaagcaataaatgaacaaaaatcAAAACTCATTTACCTTCACATTAATCTTGAAGAAGCATCACGCATTAGTAGAAACGAAGAAGAATGGATAGAGAGCTGAGAGATGCTGTTGCATGTTGCAGAGAGTAACGCTGCTGCTATTGGAGACGCTACTTGAGATGAACAGCGAGCTCAAGAATGCTGATTCGTGTTGAGCGTGCTCCAGCGTTGAGAGCAACAAAAATGGCGTGCAAGAGTGTAGAGGAGAGACTAAAATTTTTGGGGAGAAGAAGAGAGCGTGGTAAAGGAGCGTGAATACACGCTCTCTTTATGGGTTTGGGCTTTATTTTGTTTGAGGTATAAAATTAGTATTGCTGGTTGTTTGCTGGCCCAAAAGTTAGAAAACTGCTGGCCCCCTAGCGGTGCTCAATTCTTGTTACAGAGATTGCTTTTCTATATATGATTAGTTAATATAATAGCATCAACAATAATGTATTTAGGTGGTCTATCAAAATTGACATCAACGAGGTGGCTTGATTAAGAACCTAAGTCATATGATATAACATAGCTCCTCACACTATTGAATAATTTTCATGCACAGCAAAAATAAATCATTAACCAGAAACCACCAACATCCAGGAGCATACCAAGGACAAAATGGACTGGCAATAGTAATAATAAacgtagaagaagagaagagttaCTATAGAGTTGCTGCGGTAATTTCTCAAACAGGTGGTGGGCAATCTACTCAAGAAAATGGTGTTGCTGTGTCTTATCATATTAAACTTCAGCTTCAATTTCCAAAGCTCTACCACAACAAACCTCTAGTAACAACTGAGATAATAACTTAATGatgaatcaaaatcaaaatcaaaatcaaaatcaaaatcaaaatcaaaagaaattttattataGAGTACTTAAAGATTTTTCATGAAAGACAAGAAACATTGAGTAATATTTTTGGGTGTTATTATGAATTTCTGGTTGCATATTTTGAATGGATACAGAATGATGAACAGCAAGAAGGTAAGagttgaagaaagcaataaatgaacaaaaatcAAAACTCATTTACCTTCACATTAATCTTGAAGAAGCATCACGCATTAGTAGAAACGAAGAAGAATGGATAGAGAGCTGAGAGATGCTGTTGCATGTTGCAGAGAGTAACGCTGCTGCTATTGGAGACGCTACTTGAGATGAACAGCGAGCTCAAGAATGCTGATTCGTGTTGAGCGTGCTCCAGCGTTGAGAGCAACAAAATGGCATGCAAGAGTGTAGAGGAGAGACTAAAATTTTTGGGGAGAAGAAGAGAGCGTGGTAAAGGAGCGTGAATACACGCTCTCTTTATGGGTTTGGGCCTTATTTTGTTTGAGGTATAAAATTAGTATTGCTGGTTGTTTGCTGGCCCAAAAGTTAGAAAACTGCTGGCCCCCAGCGGTGCTCAATTCTTGTTACAGAGATTTCTTTTCTATGTATGATTAGTTAATATAATAGCATCAACAATAATGTATTTAGGTGGTCTATCAAAATTGACATCAACAAGGTGGCTTGATTAAGAACTTAAGTCATATGATATAACATAGCTCCTCACACTGTTGAATAATCTTCATGCACAGCAAAATAATCATTGACCAGAAACCACCAACATCCAGGAGCATACCAAGGACGAAATGGATTGgcaaaagtaataataaaagtagaagaagataagaGTTATTATAGAGTTGCTGCGGTAATTTCTCAAACAAGTGGTGGGCAATCTACTCATGAAAATGGTGTTGCTACGT from Arachis duranensis cultivar V14167 chromosome 4, aradu.V14167.gnm2.J7QH, whole genome shotgun sequence encodes:
- the LOC107486321 gene encoding protein FAR1-RELATED SEQUENCE 5-like, producing MCFGTIEDANQFYQNYAKRVGFVTKIRFTRRVGKDKVPKNQMITCNREGKRKSRVSPIEKTNPRTNYNCPARISIRLNKEGLWIISKVCLDHSHPCDPEMAKLLTRNREMTMHMCRVIERNDEAGVRPSKRYQVLVGDAGGFSKINLKEKDVRNYLSRKVRNVTEEMDAREMLKYFTRMKEMNSDFYFDIELDQNKRLKTIFWADARSRAAYEYFGDIVSFDTTYKTNRYDMPFGSFVGVNHHGKSVLLGCGLLTKKNSGSFTWLFNAWLTCMHGKAPKGIITDQCLRIRARIENVMPETRHRLCIWHITKKIPEKFKRHKRYEELQNDLNNIVWESISEDDFQNQWEDFLIEYGLEDNKWLSGTSLNMNFYILHIGISILVFARILTCV